The genomic window TTGGCTTCAGAAATCAGGGACTGCAGAGGTAAAAGTTCACTGCATCGGTCCACTTACCTTACAGAAAGGTTGAGTAGATGAGCTGGTGTGAAATCCAGAAGCTGTCAGAGCTGTAGCTTACAAGTATATTCTCTTGTGCTGGTCTGAATCAAAACTATGGTGTCTGAAATGTAActtgaaaatgttgtttttccccccccagcaTTACAACACATCCCttcttgctgctgcagctgcggcAGTTTCCGCATCAGATGATCAAGAACTCTTACACTCTCGTTTTTTCCCATATACTTCATCTCAGATGTTTCTCGATCAGCTAAATGCAGGAGGAAGCAGTTCTCTGCCAGCCACAAATGGTAGCAATAGTGGCAGTAACAGCAGTCTTGTTTCCTCCAACAGCCTGCGAGAGAGTCATGGTCATCCAGTTGCAAGTAGGAGCAGCACGGACACGGCGTCTATCTTTGGTATCATACCAGACATTATTTCATTGGACTGATTTTTGGAGCAAATGAACTTGTCGGCAGAAGTCTTTGTGCTTGATTTTACTTTATGTTAGAAACATAGacaagtttttttccttttttagggaaaaaaatttACATGTACAGAGAACAAAActatattttcagttttacttttGTATATAAACCTAAAATGGCCTCACtggtaaaaataacaaaaaaacacaaaaagaaaaaaaaaaaaaaagaaggaacttCAGTTCAATTTTATGGATGCTGAAGATTTTACACCTGTGCATTTGTCATGtgagttacttttttttccccttagtttGGACACAAAtggcattatttttcttcacagttaCATAAATGGGAAAGGAACTGAACTTTTGAAGTTCAAACGTGTAGgagggtattttatttttttttttgcctcttagAGACATTTATATGTGGTGGTGGAATCTAATTCCCCCATCTCATTTCTAGTGCAGAATTTTATTATGCTTGAAGTGGAATAAACCCTACCCAGACTGTTCCATACCATTCCCTCTGTTTGCAGGACAGCCTTTCAGGACTGTgttttgtcacttctggttCTGTGTGACCCTCTGTTCAGATGACATTTTTTTGGAACTCCGTGCTTCAATCAGGCATGTTGCAAGCTCATTAGTGCACCAATTATTCTTGAGGGCCAGACTCAATAAAATCTTAGGCTGAGAAATTACTTGGCTGTGCTTATGTGGGACACGACAGAATTTTTTTTATAGAATCTAGCCCCGAATAAAAGCATCGACATATCTGACTGTAGGTTTTTGTTTCTAATAACTTGCTATgaaatccttttaaaataactgaaaatccTAATCAAAATATTAAGCATGTGTCAGTTTTAACTGTGTGGAACTGCTTGTGCTTTCCAGTTAGCCATGCGTGTATCAGCGGCCTACTGAAGCGAGGCCTATCTCGTTCTGTCTGGGAAAACCTACTTTTAGCTGCCGTAGATCAAATTCCTGCTTAAAAGCGAACTTTTtcaacaaaaaggaagaaactacAAATACCAACGCGCTATTGCATGGTTTGTGCAGCTGGTAATGGTTTTGGTACACTGTCTCTTGATTTCACATTCATCAAAATTACGTTGATATTACATGTCCAATGCGAGTCTGCTAAACCAAAAACTAATCCCAAATGCCCTACCCTGCACTTAAATGAATTTCTGCCTATCGAAGTCTCTTAGGGTAGCGGGTTTCAtattcagttttctctttttggaCTTGCAATTACTGATTTCCCAGTTTTTCAGTATGTTTATGTTGAACTTTTTGAGCCACACTTACTTCctggtttcttttctgtttgtttttttttttaggttgtGCATGACataggaaaatctttttttaagaaCTGGTGGATCATTTGGGCTGATCCATTCTTGTTACAGAGAGAAACGTGTAAATAGCTGGAATGCAGTTTTTCAGGAGATTCTTTAAAGTAAGagtggggggagggaaggaggtgaTTCTCTTGCGTCCCAAAGTCCACGTCAGAGAGAGTAAATATTTCCTCtggtgtgaaaaatatttttttaactggtTGAAAGTGCAGGTAACAAGTTTATCAGGAAAGAGAGTAAGGAATACTAAAAATAGCAGATTGTTGTCTGAATTTTTAATGTCCAAAACTGCAGCTAGTTGCTTTGAGCATTGACAAGGGCCACCTTTTGCCTATGAAGTTGTCTCAAAATCTTGCAttacttaaaaaagaaaaaaaaagaaaaaaaagaaaaaaaaaagaaaaaaactttaatcCAAGTAGCATTAGGTATTGCTGTATGATCAGTTGTATGGTTATTTGAAAGGTTCACATGATTATGTGGCATCAAAattgtttttagtgtttttacAGCATCCCTCTGCCACTAAATAGTTGACttgaattttgaaaacaaatgtttgtgtttatatgtatatgtgtgtgtatatatgtatttatagatCTGTGTGTGTGAGTTAAAAGTGAGTTAAATAGTTTTTCCCATGCATGTGTATTTCATACATATCTggctgatatatatatatatatttcaccaTACACcagttttataatttattaaatgtcagttaaaaaataaataaaaggatagaaaatgggaaatacttattttttaaactcagtCTGATTTTGAAGTGATTAAACCTACATTAGGAATATGTCTCATACATTTTAGTCATGAATCCTAACCTGGTAACTTCAGAGCATATGCTTTGCTAGAATACCTTTTGTAAATCTGGAGTAACTCCGGTCCTTCCCCACTGCCATCCGGGTAACTGGGAGCGTGCGtgtccccagctgctggagcaccTAAGAGAAATTCTGGAGAGCTTTTGCTGCTGATTGCACAACGTTTCCATTGCCTGTATTGTTCAAGGTGAGCTGAAAACCAGCTTGCGTCAGTTTTGATGATGGTATTAAAATCCTGTTAATTCACGTAAAAAATGAATCATGGCAAGCGTATGGGAACACAGAACCTGGCACCTTTCTGCCTGTGTCACTTTTTGGAAAGTGAGGTCAACTGATGATGTCTTCCACTTCCTCACAAGTTCCCCCGAAGGGAAGGAAGGCCGCTCAGTTCTCTGCAAACTCATTTTCTAACCTCATTGCTCTACAGAGAAGGGGGAGAAGTGTTCTCAAGTCCTCCTTTGTGGTATTAATCCCATATGCTTTGTGAGTTTTCCTATTTCATGCTAAGGTGTTCTTTATAGCTGATAATTCTCTGTGCCTCTGACCACAGTTAACATTACTTGGTAGAAGTCTCAGTCTGAGTTCTCGAAGTTCCCAAATGTATCTCCCGAGGTTAATCCCCGTTAGTTTGCAGTATCTGAAGATGCAGCGAGGTGACCCAGCACGTGCCGGGCTCAAGGTACTGCTCGCTTTGCAGTAGCTTCCAAAGCTCCTGTAATCCTTGGACCGGTGGCTTCGTGTCCTCAAATTCTTCACTAGAAGGGTTTTGGGTGCGCACACGTCTGCGTGATGTGTGTAGGTACATCCACACGTGGCATGGGGAAATGCTGCTGCACCAAGAGCAGGGTGGAAGCAGCTCTGAATCACTCTCGTGGGCATTATTTTGGTGCGTCTTTGGGAAGAACAGAACACGCCGAGCTATAACCTAGAGCATGCAGTGCAAACACTGTGGTATGTCCACAGTTAAAGGCGAGGTAGCGATTTGGGCTTGCCCATCCCTCTCCATGGCAAGGATTGAGTAAGCCTTCCAAGGACGGGCTGCCTGATAGGTTTTCCTTGGACTGTCTTGGAGCTGCCTCCTAACGCAGAGCTAAGGACTGGGAGGAGAACAAGCTGGAAGTTAATTCTTTGCTGCAGTTCAACATTTCAGGGTTTTAAGcacactttaaatattttcagaaagggTTTTGTTTCGTCAGtgtaactgtttttctttttcttttttttttttttaaccagagcTTAGATTTCTAACAAGGGAAAATTGCTGGTGGTCCCCGAAAGTGCTGctgttaattgttttaattaacaaagggaaaaatgtaTATAAGCAGAATATTAAAATTACCATTAATTCCATGAATTTAAATCTGTCATTCATTGCCTTAAAACTTTCTCTTAGTTTCCATACGGCATGCCAAACCAGtaaatggcttttaaaaatgtatagtaGACCAATGTCAGTTTGTATAAAAGTACcaagtgaaaatatttattatatgcattggaaaaaaatggtttaccTATTGAATGTTACCTGTTTATGTAGAAATCTTTAGATGTAATAAAAAGCATTCAGCTATGTTGTgttctctaaaataaaaaaaaaaagggaggggggttGCAGGGTGCTTTCTGTGAGCTCAGAGTTGCAGAGGAGCCTCTCGAGCAGGAATGCTTTGCTTGGAGATGTTTTGTGGCGTGGAGTGGTTCAGGCTTGGCTCTCCCAGCTCTGAcaatgctgctttgttttgtgagtacatctgaagtgcAGTTCCCTTTTGCTGGCTTTTCTGCCTTTATCTGGGTAGTGTTTACCCAGCCTGAGAGGGCAGCACCAGCCCGCTGCCACACGGGTGTGTTCTGGGGTGATCCGAAGCGATTCTGAGCTGATCAATCCCTGGGACATCCgagcttttattttgtctgcagATGAACAGATTTGTTAATCAGCTGTTCTCATTAATAGAGAAGCATTAAGCACGGTGCTGGATCATTTCTAATTTAGCTATTGATGCATATTGGAAACAAATCATCCTGAATGAACTCCTTGTTTCATAAGCTGATTGTATTCACTCAAAGCAAGCGAGGTTCTTGCTCCCTTGCCCTGCTACGAAGCACCAAAGCCCTGGAGCAGCTCCGgtgggcaggaggctgcagcctgcggGCGGACTCGGGGTGCCCAGAGGCTCTGCACCAAGGTAGGTGAGGTTTTGGCCAAGTGTCGAGATGAATGGGGCATAGTGGGGACAGTTACAGGGAAACGGTGTCCCTGCTGTTAGCTGGAACCTGCTCCTGTTCTAGGGAACCCTAAGCTCTATGGCACACCCTGGATGTAAGAGCACTTGTTGAAAtaagagttgtttttttaagcaCGACACGTTTGACACAAGGAAATGTTACATCCAGTTTATTTAAATATCAGCTCACACTTCGCTGCAGTGCTTCTCTGGAAATGGGGTGGGAACCTGTGCAAGTGCAATCGCAAGGCAGAGTGGGGATCCTTAAAGGCAAACGATGATTTCCGAGTCCAAGcagtaaggaggaaaaaatgaaaaaagtttcAGGTCCTGCCCTTATCAAATCTCCTGAATTTCAGTAGTCGACTGTAGGAATACAAATGGCGTGGGCAaattcttcatattttattgtTCCATTTGGTCCAATCTTGGCCTCTTTTAGCAGGTCATCAactgaaagaaagcacaaaagaaaatacaaagatcAGATTTGGTACATCTAATGGATGTTTCAATATTCAAAATAAGAGGTTTCCAAAGGGAGTTCCCAGGATCACTCGCAGGTGCCAGCCAGTTTTAAACTCGAATtgattttgatttgattttggTGTCAGTGTCttaactttttaataaaaaattggAACAGACATTTTCTCTGAGTTCCTGTGAAGTGTGGTGCCGGTAATGAAGCTCTTGCTGGGTCACACCAGCTGAAGATCAGTTCCTGAGGCTTCCCCATGGAAAAGACCCACAGATTGAATCCAAATCAGCGTATAACCACTCTTGGTAGGTTGGGTTGTTGGGTTTGAGTAACAAAATTGTTCCTATTCAGTTTAGCTGAACTAAGTGCTTATGTAGATTACATGCCCGGCTTTAAGTAGATTTGTGTGCCACTTCTAATATCAGCTTTGTGTTTGAAAGCAGAGCATCCCCTCTTGGCTGTGGCTCCAGCTGAAACCCATTCCTGGAGAAGCGGTAACTGTGGTCACCGCCTGGCAGCAGCGATGCTCCTCGGGCTGGCATTGCGAATGCCGCGGGGGTGATGTCAGTTATTGGACTTAAAATGCTCCTTTCTGCAACAACTAAACCACTAAGAGGTATTTTCCCATAAAATAGTAAACGTTCAGTAAAATAAGAAGCACATGAGGAATTATGCATAGAAAAATGCTAAATGTTGCTggatggagctgctgctgggggttaGATGCTGTATTCCTTCCTTCGGGTGATGGGACAGGAGGCGAGTTCCCTCGCTTTGCTTTACCTGTAACATACAGCACTGAAAGATGTCAGAGAACCCCAGCAGCTTTTATATGATAACATTTTGGGCAGCAGCTTCCTTTGATAAGGAATCTCATGCAGCACAGGGGTGGGTTTTGGTCCCGTGATGCTGATGTTGAGCCGTGTCGCCGGTCCTTGTGCCAGCAGCGTGGAGCAGAGCCGTGATGGGACACTGAGAGCATGGGGCAGGTGGGCTGCGGGAGGAGCAGCAGTTGGCTTGGGCACCTGCATTCACTGCTTGATATTCCATCAGCAGGGCACCTCCCGGGTGTCTGGAGCCTGTTGATGGATGGTCAGAACAGATAGGTTTGCAGGCAGGTATCGGTGTATGGATAAAGGGCTATGGGGCCGGCAAGGCGCTCCGGGGAGCTGCAGACACGGAAGGTAAGGAACGATCCCTTGCTTCCAGATCTAATCCTCTCAAAGAGAATATCCTGATGGAAATCGAATGCTTCTAACGGCATAAGTTCGAAAATAATTATTCCCAGAACACTGAGAaataacacagaagaaaaacgtGTCGGTTCTCATTTGGTACGAGTACATTAGAGGAAAACGAAGCGCGAGCTTTTCTGGAAGCCCTGTAAATGAAGGGATGTGCCAGTAGTTACTGAACAGCCGCAGATGCTAATGAAATTGAGTCTGCTCTGGCATCAAATATTTATAGCAGCTTAGCAAGCTGGAGTTCAGCGTGTCAAGCCAAAGGGGGAATTTCTTGTTGAGAAGAAGCATCGCTTGCTTCGTGGGATCTATGGCGCTGCGTTAGGAGCTGGCGGATGGGCTGCACATTTACTCCCAGAGTAATGGGAAATCCCCCCCGCGCCTCCCGAAGCTTCTCTGTGTAATAGTGGTTCTTGCTGGGATGCCTTTAATTAGGGTTAATGCCTCCGTGTCTTCACTGTTTGTTCAGCTCTCATAATAGCTCCGAAAGTGTTTTCAGATGTAAATAGCTGCATAAACTATTATTCCAGTTAAACAATTGAGGAAAACGCTCAACGTTGTGCCTTGCTGGCACATCACCCGTAAGGCTGGCTCGGCTGATGGGTGCTCCAGGATGGAAAAACCTTGTCCTGATGAAATCCAAATCTCCTTTTACCATCAGGAAGGCCCTCAAGGAGCCTGACGGGTGCTGCACAACCCCAGAACCTTGGTAAAACCGTGGTAAAACTCCCCCCTTGCCTGCCTCGGACCGCTAGTAGGGGTTTCTGGTGCCCCACCTTTGGCAGAGGGGAGCAGCTTTCAGACAGGCAGGACTATTTTTCTCAGCTCAGGAGCACGCACTACGTCTCTGCTACGTCTCTGTCTGGTGAAGTACCTTCTTCCTCGGAGAGTTTTTCTCCCAGGTTTGTCAGCTTGGCCCTCAGCTCCGAGACAGTGATGACCCCTCTCTTCTGCCTGTCTATCATGGACAAGGCCGTGAAGATTTCCTTCTCGGGCTCCTCCTGCTTCGTTTGCCTGTACATTATGTTCAGGAAAGTGGAGAAATCCAGTTCAGCATTTCgctctggggggaaaaaaaaagagcagattcTTTACGAGGGGCTCAGTGCTGCAGTCCCCACCCAGCCCTAGCACCTTCCTctgccctccccccccaaaaaaaaacaaccaaacaaaaaaccctgccAGGACCAGATAGCTTAACTTCAATGtgctcatcatttttttttctggccgtAGCCCAGCTCGGTTCCCTCGGCTGCCCTGGACTCACCGATTTTGTGCAGGTGAAGGTGCCTCTGCACCTCCCCTGGCGTGGGGCTGGCTCCCAGGCACCGCATCACGGCCATCAGGTCGCTGGCTTTGATCTTGCCTTTCTGTTTCTTGTCGTACAGGGAGAAGCATTCCTTGAACTctaattaaaaaccaaaactCGCCGTTATGCCATGTAAGGTTACCTcgagctgcagccctgctcctgctgcctgcgggGCGGCGTTGGTCGGGTTCCAGTGGGGATATTGTGTCTGCCTCCGGTGTCTCCTTTCACAGAGATACTGGtttgggggaaatgggggggggaaaggaccTGGAATATACTGCCAAGGGTAATTAAAAGTCCAGGCTTACAACTAACTGAGCTGATTAGGGTCCTTCGGTCTAATGAGGGAAGTCTGAAAGTGGAGCCTGGTCTGCAACCAAGTTCAGGACCATTAGGAAGCgtttttctccccgttcctgggggcaggaggggggctggaggcagggttCGGTCCCTGCAGGTGGAGAGCTGGACCTTCAAATGCCAGGTGAAGCAAGGGGTAATGCAAAGCACAGCGGGGTTTCCAGAGGAGCTGGGAGAACCCAAAACCAGCCTCTTCCACACACCCCCATCACCCCCATCCTCGATGCCCGTGTGGGAGCCGGGTGCCTGTGGGGGTCGTGgccccagctgccccctccCACGTTGCTGAGCCGCAGCTTAACAGCTTTGCAGTAATACTTGCAGTAATACTCTTACTCCAGCTCTCTTCCGTGTTTCTCGTAGCAAACCCTTCCTGCTTGAGGCAGGGCCCCCTTCCCAAAACCAGCCCCCATTTCTCGCCCCGAGCCCCCGCTGCCCTGGGCTGGCAGCGAGGGTTTG from Anas platyrhynchos isolate ZD024472 breed Pekin duck chromosome 11, IASCAAS_PekinDuck_T2T, whole genome shotgun sequence includes these protein-coding regions:
- the CALML4 gene encoding calmodulin-like protein 4, coding for MAAGYLLQPCLATQGWRTLALLTPKAAAARPHSLKHTERHKIMAKFLSQDQINEFKECFSLYDKKQKGKIKASDLMAVMRCLGASPTPGEVQRHLHLHKIERNAELDFSTFLNIMYRQTKQEEPEKEIFTALSMIDRQKRGVITVSELRAKLTNLGEKLSEEEVDDLLKEAKIGPNGTIKYEEFAHAICIPTVDY